The Pan paniscus chromosome 15, NHGRI_mPanPan1-v2.0_pri, whole genome shotgun sequence genome includes a window with the following:
- the MLH3 gene encoding DNA mismatch repair protein Mlh3 isoform X15, whose amino-acid sequence MIKCLSVEVQAKLRSGLAISSLGQCVEELALNSIDAEAKCVAVRVNMETFQVQVIDNGFGMGSDDVEKVGNRYFTSKCHSVQDLENPRFYGFRGEALANIADMASAVEISSKKNRTMKTFVKLFQSGKALKACEADVTRASAGTTVTVYNLFYQLPVRRKCMDPRLEFEKVRQRIEALSLMHPSISFSLRNDVSGSMVLQLPKTKDVCSRFCQIYGLGKSQKLREISFKYKEFELSGYISSEAHYNKNMQFLFVNKRLVLRTKLHKLIDFLLRKESIICKPKNGPTSRQMNSSLRHRSTPELYGIYVINVQCQFCEYDVCMEPAKTLIEFQNWDTLLFCIQEGVKMFLKQEKLFVELSGEDIKEFSEDNGFSLFDATLQKRVTSDERSNFQEACNNILDSYEMFNLQSKAVKRKTTAENVNTQNSRDSEGTRKNTNDAFLYIYESGGPGHSKMTELSLQNKDSSCSESKMLEQETIVASEAGENEKHKKSCLEHSSLENPCGTSLEMFLSPFQTPCHFEESGEDLEIWKESTTVNGMAANILKNNSIQNQPKRFKDATEVGCQPLPFAATLWGVHSAQTEKEKKKESSNCGRRNVFSYGRVKLCSTGFITHVVQNEKTKSTETEHSFKNYVRPGPTRAQETFGNRTRHSVETPDIKDLASTLSKESGQLPNKKNCRTNISYGLEDEPTATYTMFSAFQEGSKKSDCILSDTSPSFPWYRHVSNDSRKTDILIGFSKPIVRKKLSLSSQLGSLEKFKRQYGKVENPLDTEVEESNGVTTNLSLQVEPDILLKDKNRLENSDVCKITTMEHSDADSSCQPASHTLDSEKFPFSKDEDCLEQQMPSLRESPMTLKELSLFNRKPLDLEKSSESLASKLSRLKGSERETQTMGMMSRFNELPNSDSSRKDSKLCSVLTQDYCMLFNNKHEKTENGVIPTSDSATQDNSFNKNSKTHSNSNTTENCVVSETPLVLPYNNSKVTGKDSDVLIRASEQQIGSLDSPSGMLMNPVEDATGDQNGICFQSEESKARACSETEESNTCCSDWQRHFDVALGRMVYVNKMTGLSTFIAPTEDIQAACTKDLTTVAVDVVLENDTVDDTVSSESLQSLFSEWDNPVFARYPEVAVDVSSGQAESLAVKIHNILYPYRFTKGMIHSMQVLQQVDNKFIACLMSTKTEENGEAGGNLLVLVDQHAAHERIRLEQLIIDSYEKQQAQGSGRKKLLSSTLIPPLEITVTEEQRRLLWCYHKNLEDLGLEFAFPDTSDSLVLVGKVPLCFVEREANELRRGRSTVTKSIVEEFIREQLELLQTTGGIQGTLPLTVQKVLASQACHGAIKFNDGLSLQESCRLIEALSSCQLPFQCAHGRPSMLPLADIDHLEQEKQIKPNLTKLRKMTQAWHLFGKAECDTRQSLQQSMPPCEPP is encoded by the exons ATGATCAAGTGCTTGTCAGTTGAAGTACAAGCCAAATTGCGTTCCGGTTTGGCCATAAGCTCCTTGGGCCAATGTGTTGAGGAACTTGCCCTCAACAGTATTGATGCTGAAGCAAAATGTGTGGCTGTCAGGGTGAATATGGAAaccttccaagttcaagtgataGACAATGGATTTGGGATGGGGAGTGATGATGTAGAGAAAGTGGGAAATCGTTATTTCACCAGTAAATGCCACTCGGTACAGGACTTGGAGAATCCAAGGTTTTATGGTTTCCGAGGAGAGGCCTTGGCAAATATTGCTGACATGGCCAGTGCTGTGGAAATTTCGTCCAAGAAAAACAGGACAATGAAAACTTTTGTGAAACTGTTTCAGAGTGGAAAAGCCCTGAAAGCTTGTGAAGCTGATGTGACTAGAGCAAGCGCTGGGACTACTGTAACAGTGTATAACCTATTTTACCAGCTTCCTGTAAGGAGGAAATGCATGGACCCTAGACTGGAGTTTGAGAAGGTTAGGCAGAGGATAGAAGCTCTCTCACTCATGCacccttccatttctttctctttgagaaATGATGTTTCTGGTTCCATGGTTCTTCAGCTCCCTAAAACCAAAGACGTATGTTCCCGATTTTGTCAAATTTATGGATTGGGAAAGTCCCAAAAGCTAagagaaataagttttaaatataaagagTTTGAGCTTAGTGGCTATATCAGCTCTGAAGCACATTACAACAAGAATATGCAGTTTTTGTTTGTGAACAAAAGACTAGTTTTAAGGACAAAGCTACATAAACTCATTGACTTTTTATTAAGGAAAGAAAGTATTATATGCAAGCCAAAGAATGGTCCCACCAGTAGGCAAATGAATTCAAGTCTTCGGCACCGGTCTACCCCAGAACTCTATGGCATATATGTAATTAATGTGCAGTGCCAATTCTGTGAGTATGATGTGTGCATGGAGCCAGCCAAAACTCTGATTGAATTTCAGAACTGGGACACTCTCTTGTTTTGCATTCAGGAAGgagtgaaaatgtttttaaagcaagaaaaattatttgtggAATTATCAGGTGAGGATATTAAGGAATTTAGTGAAGATAATGGTTTTAGTTTATTTGATGCTACTCTTCAGAAGCGCGTGACTTCCGATGAGAGGAGCAATTTCCAGGAAGCatgtaataatattttagatTCCTATGAGATGTTTAATTTGCAGTCAAAAGctgtgaaaagaaaaactacTGCAGAAAACGTAAACACACAGAATTCTAGGGATTCAGAAGGTACccgaaaaaatacaaatgatgcatttttgtacatttatgaaTCAGGTGGTCCAGGCCATAGCAAAATGACAGAGCTATCTTTACAAAACAAAGACAGCTCTTGCTCAGAATCAAAGATGTTAGAACAAGAGACAATTGTAGCATCAGAAGCTGGAGAAAATGAGAAACATAAAAAATCTTGCCTGGAACATAGCTCTTTAGAAAATCCGTGTGGAACCagtttagaaatgtttttaagcCCTTTTCAGACACCATGTCACTTTGAGGAGAGTGGGGAGGatctagaaatatggaaagaaagtaCTACTGTTAATGGCATGGCTGCCAACATCTTGAAAAATAATAGCATTCAGAATCAACCAAAGAGATTTAAAGATGCTACTGAAGTGGGATGCCAGCCTCTGCCTTTTGCAGCAACATTATGGGGAGTACATAGTGctcagacagagaaagagaaaaaaaaagaatctagcaATTGTGGAAGAAGAAATGTTTTTAGTTATGGGCGAGTTAAATTATGTTCCACTGGCTTTATAACTCATGtagtacaaaatgaaaaaactaaaTCAACTGAAACagaacattcatttaaaaattatgttagaCCTGGTCCCACACGTGCCCAAGAAACATTTGGAAATAGAACACGTCATTCAGTTGAAACTCCAGACATCAAAGATTTAGCCAGCACTTTAAGTAAAGAATCTGGTCAATTACCcaacaaaaaaaattgcagaacGAATATAAGTTATGGGCTAGAGGATGAACCTACAGCAACTTATACAATGTTTTCTGCTTTTCAGGAAGGTAGCAAAAAATCAGATTGCATATTATCTGATACGTCCCCCTCTTTCCCCTGGTATAGACACGTTTCCAATGATAGTAGGAAAACAGATATATTAATTGGTTTCTCCAAACCAATCGTCCGTAAGAAGCTAAGCTTGAGTTCACAGCTAGGATCTTTAGAGAAGTTTAAGAGGCAATATGGGAAGGTTGAAAATCCTCTGGATACAGAAGTAGAGGAAAGTAATGGAGTCACTACCAATCTCAGTCTTCAAGTTGAACCTGACATTCTGCTGAAGGACAAGAACCGCTTAGAGAACTCTGATGTTTGTAAAATCACTACTATGGAGCATAGTGATGCAGATAGTAGTTGTCAACCAGCAAGCCACACCCTTGACTCAGAGAAGTTTCCATTCTCCAAGGATGAAGATTGTTTAGAACAACAGATGCCTAGTTTGAGAGAAAGTCCTATGACCCTGAAGGAGTTATCTCTCTTTAATAGAAAACCTTTGGACCTTGAGAAGTCATCTGAATCACTAGCCTCTAAATTATCCAGACTGAAGGGTTCCGAAAGAGAAACTCAAACAATGGGGATGATGAGTCGTTTTAATGAACTTCCAAATTCAGATTCCAGTAGGAAAGACAGCAAGTTGTGCAGTGTGTTAACACAAGATTATTGTATGTTATTTAACAACAAGCATGAAAAAACAGAGAATGGTGTCATCCCAACATCAGATTCTGCCACACAGGATAATTcctttaataaaaatagtaaaacacaTTCTAACAGCAATACAACAGAGAACTGTGTGGTATCAGAAACTCCTTTGGTATTGCCCTATAATAATTCTAAAGTTACCGGTAAAGATTCAGATGTTCTTATCAGAGCCTCAGAACAACAGATAGGAAGTCTTGACTCTCCCAGTGGAATGTTAATGAATCCGGTAGAAGATGCCACAGGTGACCAAAATGGAATTTGTTTTCAAAGTGAGGAATCTAAAGCAAGAGCTTGTTCTGAAACTGAAGAGTCAAACACGTGTTGTTCAGATTGGCAGCGGCATTTCGATGTAGCCCTGGGAAGAATGGTTTATGTCAACAAAATGACTGGACTCAGCACATTCATTGCCCCAACTGAGGACATTCAGGCTGCTTGTACTAAAGACCTGACAACTGTGGCTGTGGATGTTGTACTTGAGAATG ATACTGTGGATGATACTGTTAGTAGCGAATCGCTTCAGTCTTTGTTCTCAGAATGGGACAATCCAGTATTTGCCCGTTATCCAGAG GTTGCTGTTGATGTAAGCAGTGGCCAGGCTGAGAGCTTAGCAGTTAAAATTCACAACATCTTGTATCCCTATCGTTTCACCAAAGGAATGATTCATTCAATGCAG GTTCTCCAGCAAGTAGATAACAAGTTTATTGCCTGTTTGATGAGCACTAAGACTGAAGAGAATGGCGAGGCAG GTGGGAACCTGCTCGTGCTGGTGGATCAGCACGCTGCCCATGAGCGTATACGTCTGGAGCAGCTTATCATTG ATTCCTACGAGAAGCAACAGGCACAGGGCTCTGGTCGGAAAAAATTACTGTCTTCTACTCTAATTCCTCCATTAGAGATAACAGTGACAGAGGAACAAAGGAGACTCTTATG GTGTTACCACAAAAATCTGGAAGATCTGGGccttgaatttgcatttccagaCACTAGTGATTCTCTGGTCCTCGTGGGAAAAGTACCACTATGTTTTGTGGAAAGAGAAGCCAATGAACTTCGGAGAGGAAGATCTACTGTGACCAAGAGTATTGTGGAG
- the MLH3 gene encoding DNA mismatch repair protein Mlh3 isoform X12 → MIKCLSVEVQAKLRSGLAISSLGQCVEELALNSIDAEAKCVAVRVNMETFQVQVIDNGFGMGSDDVEKVGNRYFTSKCHSVQDLENPRFYGFRGEALANIADMASAVEISSKKNRTMKTFVKLFQSGKALKACEADVTRASAGTTVTVYNLFYQLPVRRKCMDPRLEFEKVRQRIEALSLMHPSISFSLRNDVSGSMVLQLPKTKDVCSRFCQIYGLGKSQKLREISFKYKEFELSGYISSEAHYNKNMQFLFVNKRLVLRTKLHKLIDFLLRKESIICKPKNGPTSRQMNSSLRHRSTPELYGIYVINVQCQFCEYDVCMEPAKTLIEFQNWDTLLFCIQEGVKMFLKQEKLFVELSGEDIKEFSEDNGFSLFDATLQKRVTSDERSNFQEACNNILDSYEMFNLQSKAVKRKTTAENVNTQNSRDSEGTRKNTNDAFLYIYESGGPGHSKMTELSLQNKDSSCSESKMLEQETIVASEAGENEKHKKSCLEHSSLENPCGTSLEMFLSPFQTPCHFEESGEDLEIWKESTTVNGMAANILKNNSIQNQPKRFKDATEVGCQPLPFAATLWGVHSAQTEKEKKKESSNCGRRNVFSYGRVKLCSTGFITHVVQNEKTKSTETEHSFKNYVRPGPTRAQETFGNRTRHSVETPDIKDLASTLSKESGQLPNKKNCRTNISYGLEDEPTATYTMFSAFQEGSKKSDCILSDTSPSFPWYRHVSNDSRKTDILIGFSKPIVRKKLSLSSQLGSLEKFKRQYGKVENPLDTEVEESNGVTTNLSLQVEPDILLKDKNRLENSDVCKITTMEHSDADSSCQPASHTLDSEKFPFSKDEDCLEQQMPSLRESPMTLKELSLFNRKPLDLEKSSESLASKLSRLKGSERETQTMGMMSRFNELPNSDSSRKDSKLCSVLTQDYCMLFNNKHEKTENGVIPTSDSATQDNSFNKNSKTHSNSNTTENCVVSETPLVLPYNNSKVTGKDSDVLIRASEQQIGSLDSPSGMLMNPVEDATGDQNGICFQSEESKARACSETEESNTCCSDWQRHFDVALGRMVYVNKMTGLSTFIAPTEDIQAACTKDLTTVAVDVVLENGSQYRCQPFRSDLVLPFLPRARAERTVMRQDNRDTVDDTVSSESLQSLFSEWDNPVFARYPEVAVDVSSGQAESLAVKIHNILYPYRFTKGMIHSMQVLQQVDNKFIACLMSTKTEENGEAGGNLLVLVDQHAAHERIRLEQLIIDSYEKQQAQGSGRKKLLSSTLIPPLEITVTEEQRRLLWCYHKNLEDLGLEFAFPDTSDSLVLVGKVPLCFVEREANELRRGRSTVTKSIVEEFIREQLELLQTTGGIQGTLPLTVQKVLASQACHGAIKFNDGLSLQESCRLIEALSSCQLPFQCAHGRPSMLPLADIDHLEQEKQIKPNLTKLRKMTQAWHLFGKAECDTRQSLQQSMPPCEPP, encoded by the exons ATGATCAAGTGCTTGTCAGTTGAAGTACAAGCCAAATTGCGTTCCGGTTTGGCCATAAGCTCCTTGGGCCAATGTGTTGAGGAACTTGCCCTCAACAGTATTGATGCTGAAGCAAAATGTGTGGCTGTCAGGGTGAATATGGAAaccttccaagttcaagtgataGACAATGGATTTGGGATGGGGAGTGATGATGTAGAGAAAGTGGGAAATCGTTATTTCACCAGTAAATGCCACTCGGTACAGGACTTGGAGAATCCAAGGTTTTATGGTTTCCGAGGAGAGGCCTTGGCAAATATTGCTGACATGGCCAGTGCTGTGGAAATTTCGTCCAAGAAAAACAGGACAATGAAAACTTTTGTGAAACTGTTTCAGAGTGGAAAAGCCCTGAAAGCTTGTGAAGCTGATGTGACTAGAGCAAGCGCTGGGACTACTGTAACAGTGTATAACCTATTTTACCAGCTTCCTGTAAGGAGGAAATGCATGGACCCTAGACTGGAGTTTGAGAAGGTTAGGCAGAGGATAGAAGCTCTCTCACTCATGCacccttccatttctttctctttgagaaATGATGTTTCTGGTTCCATGGTTCTTCAGCTCCCTAAAACCAAAGACGTATGTTCCCGATTTTGTCAAATTTATGGATTGGGAAAGTCCCAAAAGCTAagagaaataagttttaaatataaagagTTTGAGCTTAGTGGCTATATCAGCTCTGAAGCACATTACAACAAGAATATGCAGTTTTTGTTTGTGAACAAAAGACTAGTTTTAAGGACAAAGCTACATAAACTCATTGACTTTTTATTAAGGAAAGAAAGTATTATATGCAAGCCAAAGAATGGTCCCACCAGTAGGCAAATGAATTCAAGTCTTCGGCACCGGTCTACCCCAGAACTCTATGGCATATATGTAATTAATGTGCAGTGCCAATTCTGTGAGTATGATGTGTGCATGGAGCCAGCCAAAACTCTGATTGAATTTCAGAACTGGGACACTCTCTTGTTTTGCATTCAGGAAGgagtgaaaatgtttttaaagcaagaaaaattatttgtggAATTATCAGGTGAGGATATTAAGGAATTTAGTGAAGATAATGGTTTTAGTTTATTTGATGCTACTCTTCAGAAGCGCGTGACTTCCGATGAGAGGAGCAATTTCCAGGAAGCatgtaataatattttagatTCCTATGAGATGTTTAATTTGCAGTCAAAAGctgtgaaaagaaaaactacTGCAGAAAACGTAAACACACAGAATTCTAGGGATTCAGAAGGTACccgaaaaaatacaaatgatgcatttttgtacatttatgaaTCAGGTGGTCCAGGCCATAGCAAAATGACAGAGCTATCTTTACAAAACAAAGACAGCTCTTGCTCAGAATCAAAGATGTTAGAACAAGAGACAATTGTAGCATCAGAAGCTGGAGAAAATGAGAAACATAAAAAATCTTGCCTGGAACATAGCTCTTTAGAAAATCCGTGTGGAACCagtttagaaatgtttttaagcCCTTTTCAGACACCATGTCACTTTGAGGAGAGTGGGGAGGatctagaaatatggaaagaaagtaCTACTGTTAATGGCATGGCTGCCAACATCTTGAAAAATAATAGCATTCAGAATCAACCAAAGAGATTTAAAGATGCTACTGAAGTGGGATGCCAGCCTCTGCCTTTTGCAGCAACATTATGGGGAGTACATAGTGctcagacagagaaagagaaaaaaaaagaatctagcaATTGTGGAAGAAGAAATGTTTTTAGTTATGGGCGAGTTAAATTATGTTCCACTGGCTTTATAACTCATGtagtacaaaatgaaaaaactaaaTCAACTGAAACagaacattcatttaaaaattatgttagaCCTGGTCCCACACGTGCCCAAGAAACATTTGGAAATAGAACACGTCATTCAGTTGAAACTCCAGACATCAAAGATTTAGCCAGCACTTTAAGTAAAGAATCTGGTCAATTACCcaacaaaaaaaattgcagaacGAATATAAGTTATGGGCTAGAGGATGAACCTACAGCAACTTATACAATGTTTTCTGCTTTTCAGGAAGGTAGCAAAAAATCAGATTGCATATTATCTGATACGTCCCCCTCTTTCCCCTGGTATAGACACGTTTCCAATGATAGTAGGAAAACAGATATATTAATTGGTTTCTCCAAACCAATCGTCCGTAAGAAGCTAAGCTTGAGTTCACAGCTAGGATCTTTAGAGAAGTTTAAGAGGCAATATGGGAAGGTTGAAAATCCTCTGGATACAGAAGTAGAGGAAAGTAATGGAGTCACTACCAATCTCAGTCTTCAAGTTGAACCTGACATTCTGCTGAAGGACAAGAACCGCTTAGAGAACTCTGATGTTTGTAAAATCACTACTATGGAGCATAGTGATGCAGATAGTAGTTGTCAACCAGCAAGCCACACCCTTGACTCAGAGAAGTTTCCATTCTCCAAGGATGAAGATTGTTTAGAACAACAGATGCCTAGTTTGAGAGAAAGTCCTATGACCCTGAAGGAGTTATCTCTCTTTAATAGAAAACCTTTGGACCTTGAGAAGTCATCTGAATCACTAGCCTCTAAATTATCCAGACTGAAGGGTTCCGAAAGAGAAACTCAAACAATGGGGATGATGAGTCGTTTTAATGAACTTCCAAATTCAGATTCCAGTAGGAAAGACAGCAAGTTGTGCAGTGTGTTAACACAAGATTATTGTATGTTATTTAACAACAAGCATGAAAAAACAGAGAATGGTGTCATCCCAACATCAGATTCTGCCACACAGGATAATTcctttaataaaaatagtaaaacacaTTCTAACAGCAATACAACAGAGAACTGTGTGGTATCAGAAACTCCTTTGGTATTGCCCTATAATAATTCTAAAGTTACCGGTAAAGATTCAGATGTTCTTATCAGAGCCTCAGAACAACAGATAGGAAGTCTTGACTCTCCCAGTGGAATGTTAATGAATCCGGTAGAAGATGCCACAGGTGACCAAAATGGAATTTGTTTTCAAAGTGAGGAATCTAAAGCAAGAGCTTGTTCTGAAACTGAAGAGTCAAACACGTGTTGTTCAGATTGGCAGCGGCATTTCGATGTAGCCCTGGGAAGAATGGTTTATGTCAACAAAATGACTGGACTCAGCACATTCATTGCCCCAACTGAGGACATTCAGGCTGCTTGTACTAAAGACCTGACAACTGTGGCTGTGGATGTTGTACTTGAGAATG GGTCTCAGTACAGGTGTCAACCTTTTAGAAGCGACcttgttcttcctttccttccgAGAGCTCGAGCAGAGAGGACTGTGATGAGACAGGATAACAGAG ATACTGTGGATGATACTGTTAGTAGCGAATCGCTTCAGTCTTTGTTCTCAGAATGGGACAATCCAGTATTTGCCCGTTATCCAGAG GTTGCTGTTGATGTAAGCAGTGGCCAGGCTGAGAGCTTAGCAGTTAAAATTCACAACATCTTGTATCCCTATCGTTTCACCAAAGGAATGATTCATTCAATGCAG GTTCTCCAGCAAGTAGATAACAAGTTTATTGCCTGTTTGATGAGCACTAAGACTGAAGAGAATGGCGAGGCAG GTGGGAACCTGCTCGTGCTGGTGGATCAGCACGCTGCCCATGAGCGTATACGTCTGGAGCAGCTTATCATTG ATTCCTACGAGAAGCAACAGGCACAGGGCTCTGGTCGGAAAAAATTACTGTCTTCTACTCTAATTCCTCCATTAGAGATAACAGTGACAGAGGAACAAAGGAGACTCTTATG GTGTTACCACAAAAATCTGGAAGATCTGGGccttgaatttgcatttccagaCACTAGTGATTCTCTGGTCCTCGTGGGAAAAGTACCACTATGTTTTGTGGAAAGAGAAGCCAATGAACTTCGGAGAGGAAGATCTACTGTGACCAAGAGTATTGTGGAG